Proteins encoded by one window of Fusarium graminearum PH-1 chromosome 1, whole genome shotgun sequence:
- a CDS encoding casein kinase I isoform gamma-2, giving the protein MASSSSNVVGVHYRVGKKIGEGSFGVIFEGTNLLNNQQVAIKFEPRKSDAPQLRDEYRTYKILVGCPGIPNVYYFGQEGLHNILVIDLLGPSLEDLFDHCGRRFSIKTVVMVAKQMLSRVQTIHEKNLIYRDIKPDNFLIGRPGTKASSVIHVVDFGMAKQYRDPKTKQHIPYRERKSLSGTARYMSINTHLGREQSRRDDLEALGHVFLYFLRGGLPWQGLKAATNKQKYEKIGEKKQTTIIKDLCEGFPEEFSKYLTYVRNLGFEDTPDYDYLRELFTQALKNTGEVEDGEYDWMKISKDSGKGWDSKNHSNAYLHNPNVRPGPSQMELHSGHRPGNTTSHQQAQNLTVGRLNAAQPPPPSPIKQMGKQRDRPSAPGALSAQRGSGVGGLRDMATPTGSTQAQFQNSAQNLPQQPRTSQQGPATQPTQASGQPANPQPSGFQKLMKTLCCG; this is encoded by the exons atggcttcatcatcatccaacgTCGTAGGCGTTCACTACCGTGTCGGTAAGAAGATCGGAGAGGGATCTTTTGGTGTCATCTTCGAGGGTACCAATCTACTCAACAACCAGCAAGTTGCTATCAAATTC GAACCTCGCAAGAGTGATGCTCCTCAATTGCGCGACGAGTACCGAACATACAAGATCCTTGTCGGCTGCC CTGGAATTCCCAATGTTTACTACTTTGGCCAGGAAGGACTCCACAACATCCTGGTGATCGACCTCCTTGGACCCTCACTCGAGGATCTTTTCGATCACTGTGGCAGAAGATTCTCCATCAAGACAGTTGTCATGGTCGCCAAGCAGATGCTCTCAAGGGTCCAGACCATCCACGAGAAGAATCTGATTTATCGCGATATCAAGCCCGACAACTTTTTGATCGGCCGTCCCGGCACCAAGGCCTCTAGCGTAATCCATGTTGTCGACTTCGGCATGGCCAAGCAGTATCGTGACCCGAAGACGAAGCAGCATATTCCTTACCGCGAGCGGAAATCCCTCTCTGGAACCGCCCGATATATGAGTATCAACACTCACTTGGGCCGTGAGCAGTCCCGTCGAGATGATCTTGAAGCCCTCGGCCACGTTTTCTTGTATTTCCTACGTGGTGGCCTCCCCTGGCAAGGACTGAAGGCTGCTACCAACAAGCAGAAGTATGAGAAGAtcggcgagaagaagcagaccaccatcatcaaggacctGTGCGAGGGTTTCCCCGAGGAGTTCTCCAAGTACCTGACTTACGTCCGAAACCTGGGCTTCGAGGACACTCCCGACTACGATTACCTCCGCGAGCTTTTCACACAGGCACTCAAGAACACTGGCGAGGTCGAGGATGGCGAGTACGACTGGATGAAGATCTCTAAGGATTCGGGAAAGGGATGGGACTCGAAGAACCACAGCAACGCCTACCTCCACAACCCCAATGTTCGCCCTGGGCCTTCCCAGATGGAGCTGCACAGCGGCCATCGTCCCGGGAATACCACctctcaccaacaagcaCAAAACCTTACTGTCGGCCGTTTAAACGCCGCGCAaccccctcctccctctcCGATCAAGCAGATGGGCAAGCAGAGAGATCGGCCAAGCGCCCCCGGCGCATTGTCAGCACAGAGGGGGAGCGGGGTTGGGGGTCTCCGGGACATGGCCACGCCCACTGGCTCAACTCAGGCCCAGTTCCAGAACAGTGCCCAGAACCTGCCCCAGCAGCCGAGGACCTCCCAGCAAGGCCCGGCGACCCAGCCCACCCAAGCTAGCGGCCAGCCAGCTAACCCTCAGCCTAGTGGTTTCCAGAAGCTCATGAAGACCCTGTGCTGTGGTTAA
- a CDS encoding SWR1-complex protein 4, whose protein sequence is MTSSDVRDVLNLGDGTVGPRSSKKQKLAAPRPNLKGLAREVQNLGGDNPIAIVPEVTHFKKRRFTSRKPTAKWEMRPFKNSARSDSNFTLRHWRRKDEKQEGIDESQEQISQGDQPQPQKNELEDSAFAKYNVQVSVPQYSEGQYQQSLQHVDWTKEETDYLLELAQDFDLRWPLIWDRYEWNPPATNGEADDDGDESKAIVPATRSRTLEDLKARYYEVASKMMAAQKPVQYMTQPEFSLHELMAHFNPQQEKLRKEFALNALTRSREEAREEESLLLEIKRILARSERFNDERRELYNRLDYPRSDTDINAFKSSAGLQNLLQNLVTADKTKKRKSLMPGDVNSPAGTVPPQTAAAASAAATAAAVAQEAGRRESTAASTGPRESTGPAPTPAAANNKKGQQQQQERRKLTTQEELLYGVTHHDRLGSGPTFRTEKINKLFSHKSNQQQMRITNVLNELDVPNKLIMPTAATTHQYEQLLAAVNSLLDARKVSDKLDQEIKTEQAKKAERQKAMAPPEAESTAENGQTGQEKKDGDDGEACAAAVTADTSKEETNGDATSAAGDATKDGLETAVLTSEAPDAPPKETEQNIDERPGSSGAPHKRSASVLSNVSDKSNKRQKK, encoded by the coding sequence ATGACTTCTTCCGACGTTCGCGATGTTCTCAACTTGGGGGATGGAACTGTTGGCCCTCgatcaagcaagaagcaaaagcttGCCGCGCCCAGGCCAAACTTGAAGGGTCTAGCGCGTGAAGTACAAAACCTTGGAGGCGACAACCCTATTGCCATTGTCCCGGAAGTCACACATTTCAAGAAGCGACGATTTACGAGCCGAAAACCTACTGCGAAATGGGAGATGCGACCTTTCAAAAACTCGGCGCGTAGCGATTCGAATTTCACTTTGCGACACTGGAGGAGgaaggatgagaagcaagaaggTATCGACGAATCGCAAGAGCAAATAAGTCAAGGGGACCAACCGCAACCACAAAAGAACGAGCTGGAGGATTCTGCCTTTGCAAAATACAATGTGCAGGTTTCGGTACCACAGTATAGCGAGGGACAGTATCAGCAGTCACTACAACATGTTGACTGgaccaaggaggagacaGATTACTTGCTAGAGCTAGCACAGGATTTCGACCTTCGATGGCCCTTGATATGGGATCGCTACGAATGGAACCCTCCAGCTACCAACGgggaagctgatgatgacggcGACGAGAGTAAGGCGATTGTGCCGGCAACCAGATCGCGGACCCTCGAAGATCTCAAGGCGCGCTATTATGAAGTCGCATCCAAAATGATGGCGGCGCAGAAGCCTGTGCAGTACATGACACAACCAGAGTTTTCTCTCCATGAGCTTATGGCACACTTCAACCCTCAACaggagaagttgagaaaGGAGTTTGCCCTGAACGCCTTGACACGATCACGCGAGGAAGCACGCGAGGAAGAGTCGCTATTGCTGGAGATTAAGCGTATTCTGGCACGCAGTGAACGATTCAACGACGAGCGTCGTGAGTTGTACAACCGCCTTGATTATCCTCGATCGGACACAGATATCAATGCCTTCAAGTCCTCGGCCGGTCTGCAAAATCTTTTGCAGAACTTGGTGACTgccgacaagaccaagaagcgcAAATCGCTCATGCCCGGCGATGTCAACAGTCCTGCTGGCACGGTGCCCCCGCAAACTGCAGCGGCggcttctgctgctgctacgGCCGCCGCCGtagctcaagaagctggcaGACGCGAAAGTACAGCTGCATCTACCGGACCCCGTGAATCTACTGGACCCGCTCCTacaccagcagctgcaaacaacaagaagggccagcaacagcaacaagagcGACGTAAACTTACGACACAAGAGGAGTTGTTATATGGTGTCACTCATCACGACCGACTGGGATCCGGACCAACTTTCCGGActgagaagatcaacaagttGTTCTCGCACAAGTCgaaccagcagcagatgcGTATCACGAATGTTCTTAACGAACTGGACGTGCCCAATAAGCTCATCATGCCTACCGCAGCGACCACACATCAATATGAGCAACTTCTTGCCGCAGTCAACAGCTTGCTTGATGCCCGTAAAGTCTCAGACAAACTTGACCAGGAAATCAAGACTGAGCAGGCAAAGAAGGCAGAGCGACAGAAAGCCATGGCCCCCCCTGAAGCCGAGTCAACAGCAGAAAACGGCCAAACCggccaagagaagaaggacggaGACGATGGAGAGGCctgtgctgctgctgtcacCGCTGATACGAGCAAGGAGGAAACGAACGGTGACGCCACATCTGCAGCCGGAGATGCGACCAAGGATGGCTTAGAAACAGCAGTCCTTACCTCTGAGGCCCCAGACGCACCTCCCAAGGAAACCGAACAAAACATTGACGAACGCCCCGGTAGCAGCGGTGCACCGCACAAGCGAAGTGCCAGTGTTCTAAGTAATGTCAGTGACAAGAGCAACAAACGTCAAAAGAAGTAA